One genomic region from Solwaraspora sp. WMMD792 encodes:
- a CDS encoding peroxiredoxin translates to MPVEVGTPAPEFTLKNQNNQEVRLADFRGRQAVLLIFYPLAFTGTCQGELQEVRDNIDAYVNDDVQTLTVSVDSVYTHKIWAEQEGFQFPLLADFWPHGAVAQAYGVFNDAAGIANRGTFVIDKAGVVRFAEMNGPGQARDQAVWRKALADLAD, encoded by the coding sequence ATGCCCGTCGAGGTCGGCACGCCGGCACCGGAGTTCACCCTCAAGAACCAGAACAACCAGGAGGTGCGGCTGGCCGACTTCCGGGGTCGGCAGGCGGTCCTGCTGATCTTCTACCCGCTCGCGTTCACCGGCACCTGCCAGGGCGAGCTGCAGGAGGTCCGGGACAACATCGACGCCTACGTCAACGACGACGTGCAGACGCTCACCGTCAGCGTGGACTCCGTCTACACCCACAAGATCTGGGCGGAGCAGGAAGGTTTCCAGTTCCCGCTGCTCGCCGACTTCTGGCCGCACGGCGCGGTCGCCCAGGCGTACGGGGTGTTCAACGACGCCGCCGGGATCGCCAACCGGGGCACGTTCGTGATCGACAAGGCCGGCGTGGTCCGCTTCGCCGAAATGAACGGGCCGGGCCAGGCCCGCGACCAGGCCGTGTGGCGCAAGGCGCTGGCCGACCTGGCCGATTGA